One Niabella beijingensis DNA window includes the following coding sequences:
- a CDS encoding helix-turn-helix domain-containing protein encodes MEDYLIGIGKRIKALRKNKGFTINNVAGKADLSNGLISRIENGRTIPSLPVLLTIINVLDVGIADFFKDIPLSGGKSFIVSRKEDNTIIEKEDEARGFEYRSLLGRQLSSVGFEAVLLEVQPGSQRDRVETDAFEFKYILSGECAYIIGEEEVSLREGDALFFDGRIPHVPVNRGKAAAKMIVMYFFLPKNE; translated from the coding sequence ATGGAAGATTATCTTATCGGTATCGGAAAACGGATAAAAGCGCTCCGGAAAAACAAAGGCTTTACCATCAACAATGTCGCCGGCAAGGCCGACCTGAGCAATGGACTGATTTCACGTATTGAAAACGGGAGGACCATTCCTTCGCTTCCGGTACTGTTAACCATCATCAACGTTCTGGATGTAGGCATTGCCGATTTTTTTAAAGACATCCCTTTATCCGGCGGAAAGAGCTTTATTGTTTCCAGAAAAGAAGACAATACCATTATCGAAAAGGAAGATGAGGCCCGGGGCTTTGAATACCGTTCCTTATTGGGCAGGCAGCTATCTTCGGTAGGCTTTGAGGCTGTTTTACTGGAAGTGCAGCCGGGCTCTCAAAGAGACAGGGTTGAAACAGACGCCTTTGAATTCAAATATATCTTATCAGGAGAATGTGCTTATATCATCGGGGAAGAAGAGGTTTCGCTCCGGGAAGGAGATGCCCTTTTTTTTGACGGACGTATACCACATGTACCGGTGAACCGGGGCAAGGCTGCTGCAAAAATGATCGTGATGTATTTCTTTCTTCCCAAAAATGAATAA
- a CDS encoding phosphonatase-like hydrolase, with the protein MSKIRMVVFDMAGTTVNENNLVYRTVLKVINDQGFKLTLSDVLKYGAGKEKYKAITDVLTACTDVADVKPVADAAFAHFKTALEKAYDEAAVSSFKGMEAFFERLRNNNILVALNTGYDKKTALKLIGKLQWQEGRDFDTLVTADDVQKGRPFPDMIECAMRQFHITDAGSVLKAGDSVIDIEEGKNAGCGITVGVLSGAQTREQLEAAKPDYILDTVTELDAILLN; encoded by the coding sequence ATGAGTAAAATTAGAATGGTTGTTTTTGACATGGCGGGTACCACGGTAAATGAGAACAACCTGGTGTACCGCACCGTGTTAAAAGTGATCAATGATCAGGGATTTAAACTGACACTGAGTGATGTACTGAAATATGGTGCAGGCAAGGAAAAATATAAGGCGATAACTGATGTGCTTACGGCCTGCACGGATGTAGCCGATGTTAAACCGGTTGCTGATGCGGCATTTGCGCACTTTAAAACAGCGCTCGAAAAAGCCTATGATGAGGCGGCTGTGAGCAGCTTTAAAGGGATGGAGGCTTTTTTTGAACGGCTGAGAAATAACAATATTCTTGTAGCGCTGAATACCGGGTATGATAAAAAAACGGCATTGAAGCTGATCGGCAAGCTCCAATGGCAGGAGGGACGCGATTTTGATACGCTGGTGACCGCCGATGATGTTCAGAAGGGGAGGCCCTTTCCCGATATGATCGAATGCGCCATGCGGCAGTTTCATATTACAGATGCCGGCAGTGTATTAAAGGCCGGGGATTCTGTAATTGATATCGAGGAAGGAAAGAATGCCGGTTGCGGTATAACGGTTGGGGTATTGAGCGGCGCCCAGACAAGGGAACAGCTCGAAGCTGCGAAGCCCGATTATATTTTGGATACGGTTACAGAACTTGATGCAATACTGTTGAATTAG
- a CDS encoding TIGR03364 family FAD-dependent oxidoreductase yields the protein MNKKYDLIVVGGGVLGTFHACHALENGLRVAVIEKDKLPQSATVRNFGQVVPSGMNTKWQEYGRESLRIYKQIQDRFDISVRQSGSVYLASNEEEVQLIEELSGINRKNNYKSRLLTRQECLEKYPGLNPGYVKAGLFFPDEITVEPRVMIGRLLEYLVSEKGLDYYDSTPVLHCAAVADGATLHTSGGRVFTAAKVIICCGSEFKTLYPELFVNSDLEVTKLQMLQTVPQTGYELKGSILTGLSIRRYEAFSECPSFAAIKAKEDPDAFEKKWGVHILFKQAVDGSVIIGDSHEYAPAADADVLGFDLRTDVDDFMISEAQKIVALPSYEIRNRWYGIYSQCRTQDLFQHTIDGCIHIVTGIGGKGMTGSAGFSKENIKRIFDLN from the coding sequence ATGAATAAAAAGTATGATCTGATAGTTGTAGGCGGTGGGGTACTGGGTACTTTTCATGCCTGTCATGCACTGGAGAACGGACTGCGTGTAGCGGTCATAGAAAAGGATAAACTACCCCAAAGCGCTACGGTGCGCAATTTTGGGCAGGTGGTGCCATCTGGGATGAATACCAAATGGCAGGAGTATGGAAGGGAGAGTCTGAGAATTTATAAACAGATCCAGGACCGGTTTGATATCTCCGTAAGGCAGAGCGGATCGGTTTACCTGGCATCCAATGAGGAAGAGGTACAGCTGATCGAAGAACTGAGCGGTATCAACAGGAAAAATAATTATAAATCCCGGCTGCTGACCCGGCAGGAATGCCTGGAGAAGTATCCGGGACTAAACCCCGGCTATGTTAAGGCCGGACTGTTCTTTCCGGATGAAATAACCGTAGAGCCGCGGGTGATGATCGGACGACTGCTGGAATACCTTGTCAGCGAAAAAGGCCTGGACTATTACGACAGCACTCCTGTGCTTCATTGTGCGGCGGTAGCGGACGGAGCAACCCTGCACACTTCAGGAGGAAGGGTGTTTACGGCTGCTAAAGTGATCATCTGTTGCGGATCGGAATTTAAGACCCTGTACCCGGAGCTGTTTGTAAACAGCGATCTTGAGGTGACCAAGTTGCAGATGCTTCAAACCGTTCCGCAAACAGGCTATGAGCTGAAAGGCTCGATACTGACGGGTTTGTCCATAAGAAGATATGAAGCGTTCAGCGAATGCCCGTCGTTTGCGGCCATTAAAGCAAAGGAAGACCCAGACGCGTTTGAAAAGAAATGGGGCGTGCATATCCTGTTTAAACAGGCAGTTGACGGATCCGTTATCATCGGCGACTCTCACGAGTATGCGCCTGCCGCTGATGCCGATGTGCTGGGCTTTGATCTGCGGACGGATGTGGATGATTTTATGATCAGTGAGGCGCAGAAGATCGTTGCGCTGCCCAGTTATGAGATCCGGAACCGCTGGTACGGGATTTATTCCCAGTGCCGGACGCAGGACCTGTTTCAGCATACCATTGATGGATGCATACATATTGTTACGGGTATCGGGGGTAAGGGAATGACCGGCAGTGCGGGATTTTCCAAAGAAAACATTAAACGGATATTTGATTTAAATTAG
- a CDS encoding DUF5690 family protein, whose translation MPGSENKFTNSKKSTIFILCAVFLCYTAMYAVRKSFLAGQYTDLDLGYGLDAKTILVISQVLGYMVSKFIGIRVISEMKQEKRTLWLIGFITFGLAMLGLFAVVPPRLKVLALFFNGMPLGMVFGIVFSYIEGRKNTELLAAALSATFIFSTGLVKTVGLVLMKDFNVSEYNMPFLTGLLFFPVFILSALVLKKTKGPDERDIKERTQRVPMFRSDRKRFLIQNGLGYFGLVLIYILLTIMRDFRDNFIVEFWAEQGVSGVPQLVTLTEIPVAVVVLVVAAGGILVRNNQKAFGMGMVLIAAGALLAILSSYLFHRAVLSPVWWMILSGIGSYLPYILFHCLIFERLVALLGFRGNVGFLFYLADALGYLGTVIILFLKEIIGLKQSWTSFFVSLNIQCAALILVLVAFALWYFNRRISPKSRDMVLV comes from the coding sequence ATGCCCGGATCTGAAAATAAATTTACAAATAGTAAAAAATCAACGATCTTTATCCTCTGCGCCGTATTTCTTTGTTATACTGCAATGTACGCTGTAAGAAAATCTTTTCTGGCGGGGCAATATACAGATCTGGATCTTGGTTATGGTTTGGACGCGAAGACGATACTGGTGATCAGCCAGGTATTGGGTTATATGGTGTCAAAATTCATCGGTATCCGGGTGATCTCGGAAATGAAGCAGGAGAAAAGAACACTGTGGCTGATCGGTTTTATCACCTTCGGGCTGGCCATGCTGGGTTTGTTCGCCGTAGTGCCGCCCCGGCTGAAAGTACTGGCTCTTTTTTTTAATGGAATGCCTCTGGGAATGGTGTTCGGCATTGTGTTCTCTTATATCGAAGGGCGCAAAAACACAGAATTGCTGGCAGCAGCGCTCAGCGCTACTTTTATTTTCTCAACCGGATTGGTGAAGACGGTCGGGTTGGTGCTGATGAAGGATTTTAATGTCAGTGAATACAATATGCCGTTTTTGACGGGGCTGTTATTCTTCCCGGTTTTTATCCTGTCGGCCCTTGTGCTGAAAAAAACCAAAGGCCCGGATGAGCGCGATATCAAAGAACGGACGCAACGGGTGCCGATGTTCCGCAGCGACCGGAAGCGTTTTTTAATACAGAATGGCCTTGGGTATTTCGGGTTGGTGCTGATCTATATACTATTGACGATCATGCGTGATTTCCGGGATAATTTCATCGTGGAGTTCTGGGCGGAGCAGGGGGTGTCGGGCGTACCGCAGCTTGTTACTTTAACAGAGATACCGGTTGCGGTGGTGGTACTGGTTGTGGCAGCCGGAGGGATACTGGTGCGGAACAATCAAAAAGCATTTGGCATGGGGATGGTACTTATTGCAGCCGGGGCCCTGCTGGCCATTCTTTCCAGTTATCTGTTCCACCGGGCCGTATTGTCACCTGTGTGGTGGATGATCCTTTCAGGCATCGGGAGTTACCTGCCTTATATCCTGTTTCATTGCCTTATTTTCGAACGGCTGGTAGCATTGCTGGGATTCAGGGGCAATGTAGGGTTTTTGTTCTACCTGGCGGATGCGCTGGGTTACCTGGGAACGGTGATCATCCTCTTCCTGAAAGAGATCATCGGATTGAAACAAAGCTGGACGAGTTTTTTTGTGTCTTTAAATATTCAGTGTGCGGCACTCATCCTGGTGTTGGTTGCATTTGCGCTCTGGTATTTTAACCGCAGGATCAGCCCAAAAAGCCGCGACATGGTTCTCGTATAA
- a CDS encoding zinc-binding dehydrogenase codes for MYPTQATSMVFTGAGDPFMKKQYPLPDPGAGELLVQITYTTICTSDLHTHSGRRSAPCPGVLGHEIIGRIVRCGANRQTDHNGIALQTGDLITWCVYAFDATTEIARKGMPQKSPGIYKYGHQPFTSTDGLNGGFATHCLLKNGTAVFKLPDTIDPGTVAPINCTHATIAGALRLAGDLKNKNILITGTGMLGLSACAMAKESGAGTVYALDINKERLEFSKKFGAARLFNGSLSADEINNQLSAEEKIDIVIDTTGIPDVMTKGLQLLTTGGQAIWVGAVFTQPPVAVDAEMVVRNLLTIKGLHNYTIPDLDAAVRFIIAKQHDYPFKTLVGAAFPLDRIDEAFALAKKGLHYRVGVVQ; via the coding sequence ATGTATCCTACACAGGCCACATCCATGGTATTTACCGGCGCCGGTGATCCGTTTATGAAAAAGCAATATCCCCTGCCCGATCCGGGTGCGGGTGAACTGCTGGTGCAGATCACTTATACGACCATCTGCACCAGCGATCTGCATACCCATTCCGGACGGCGTTCTGCTCCCTGTCCCGGAGTGCTGGGTCATGAGATCATCGGCCGCATCGTGCGTTGCGGAGCAAACAGGCAGACCGACCATAACGGTATTGCCCTGCAAACCGGCGATCTGATTACCTGGTGTGTTTATGCCTTTGATGCTACCACAGAAATAGCCCGGAAAGGAATGCCACAGAAATCGCCGGGAATTTACAAATACGGCCATCAGCCATTCACATCCACCGACGGATTGAATGGCGGGTTTGCAACCCACTGTCTGCTCAAGAATGGTACCGCTGTTTTTAAACTGCCGGACACGATCGATCCGGGAACGGTCGCGCCGATCAACTGTACCCATGCTACCATTGCGGGCGCGCTGCGGCTTGCGGGCGATCTGAAAAATAAAAATATACTGATCACCGGCACCGGCATGCTGGGGCTTTCAGCCTGCGCAATGGCCAAAGAAAGCGGGGCCGGAACTGTTTATGCCCTGGATATAAATAAGGAGCGGCTGGAGTTTTCAAAAAAATTCGGGGCTGCCAGATTGTTTAACGGAAGCCTGTCCGCAGACGAGATCAATAATCAGCTTTCGGCTGAAGAAAAGATCGATATCGTGATTGATACTACTGGCATCCCGGATGTAATGACAAAGGGCCTGCAATTGCTGACCACCGGTGGGCAGGCCATTTGGGTGGGCGCTGTATTTACCCAGCCGCCCGTAGCAGTGGATGCCGAAATGGTGGTAAGAAACCTGCTGACCATAAAGGGGCTGCACAATTACACCATTCCCGATCTGGATGCTGCGGTACGGTTTATCATTGCAAAACAACACGACTATCCCTTTAAAACGCTTGTCGGGGCTGCATTTCCGCTCGATCGCATTGATGAAGCATTTGCGCTTGCAAAGAAAGGGCTGCACTATCGTGTAGGCGTAGTACAATAA
- a CDS encoding GNAT family N-acetyltransferase produces the protein MDLVIRAAVAADAEILLEFESGIIKAERPFDNSLREGEIHYYDLLELIRSPRATVLLAVTEHEIIGSGYAKILPAKPYQKYKEYAYLGFMYVKPAFRGQGVSQKILEALIAWVKTTGVTEVRLNVYDENTAAKKAYQKFGFRPNLLEMRLEL, from the coding sequence ATGGACCTGGTGATACGAGCGGCCGTTGCAGCGGATGCTGAAATACTTCTGGAATTTGAAAGCGGCATCATAAAGGCCGAACGGCCTTTTGATAATTCGTTGAGGGAGGGGGAGATCCATTATTACGATCTCCTTGAACTGATCCGGTCGCCCCGGGCGACCGTGCTGCTGGCTGTAACGGAACATGAGATCATTGGCTCGGGCTATGCAAAAATACTGCCGGCCAAACCCTATCAGAAATATAAGGAATACGCTTACCTGGGGTTCATGTATGTAAAGCCCGCTTTTCGCGGACAGGGGGTAAGTCAAAAAATACTGGAAGCGCTGATCGCGTGGGTGAAAACCACAGGGGTCACGGAAGTACGGCTCAATGTTTACGACGAAAATACTGCTGCCAAAAAAGCATATCAGAAATTTGGTTTCCGGCCCAACCTGCTGGAAATGCGTTTGGAGTTATAG
- a CDS encoding sugar phosphate isomerase/epimerase family protein, protein MNRKDFLRTTSVLAAGALGSQSLLAAGKVKTYPISLAEWSLHRALQKKQITNLDFPRIAKKEFGISIVEYVNQFFKDKAEDTGYLNELLTVCKDNGVSNHLIMCDGEGELGNTDDNERKKAVENHYKWVHAAKHLGCKTIRVNAAGNGTAEEVAKAAVDGLGRLGEYAAKENINVIVENHGGYSSDGKWLSGVMKGVGKKTVGTLPDFGNFCLKRGENWKCVEEYDRYLGIKEMIPYAKGVSAKSYGFDDKGNCIETDYKKVFDIINASGFSGIVGIEYEGDVLSEYDGIKATLALLKRVMGAA, encoded by the coding sequence ATGAACAGAAAAGATTTTTTAAGAACGACATCCGTGCTGGCGGCTGGTGCACTGGGCAGCCAGTCGCTGCTGGCAGCAGGTAAAGTAAAAACATATCCGATATCGCTGGCCGAATGGTCGCTCCACCGTGCCCTTCAAAAAAAGCAGATCACCAACCTCGATTTTCCGAGGATCGCAAAAAAGGAATTCGGGATCTCCATTGTGGAATATGTGAACCAGTTCTTTAAGGATAAAGCAGAGGATACGGGCTACCTGAATGAGTTGCTTACGGTATGTAAGGATAATGGGGTATCCAATCACCTTATCATGTGCGACGGGGAAGGAGAGCTGGGAAATACCGATGACAACGAACGGAAAAAAGCAGTGGAGAACCATTATAAATGGGTACACGCGGCCAAGCACTTGGGCTGTAAAACCATCCGGGTGAATGCTGCAGGCAACGGAACGGCGGAAGAAGTTGCCAAAGCCGCAGTGGACGGATTGGGGCGGCTGGGCGAATATGCAGCCAAAGAAAATATTAATGTGATCGTGGAAAATCACGGGGGCTATTCCTCGGATGGTAAATGGCTGAGTGGCGTAATGAAAGGAGTGGGCAAAAAAACAGTGGGTACACTTCCCGATTTTGGAAATTTTTGTCTGAAGCGGGGCGAGAACTGGAAATGCGTGGAAGAATACGACCGCTACCTGGGGATAAAGGAAATGATCCCCTATGCAAAAGGGGTGAGTGCAAAGTCGTATGGTTTTGATGATAAAGGAAACTGCATCGAAACGGACTATAAAAAAGTGTTTGATATTATTAATGCCTCCGGTTTCTCCGGCATAGTGGGTATCGAATATGAAGGCGATGTCTTAAGCGAATATGATGGCATTAAGGCTACCCTTGCCTTATTGAAAAGAGTAATGGGCGCCGCCTGA
- a CDS encoding gluconate 2-dehydrogenase subunit 3 family protein — translation MNRREALSRVGILLGGTIVGAEMFMSGCKAPGAKAGSFSPETIALLDEIGETIIPTTPDSPGAKAAKIGEFMKAIVTDCYRENEQKAFNDGIGKFNDACKAKYKKAFAELSATEKTEFLTALDKEAKDFVKTEVYKNERDAFNKQQDEWVKAEEAKKNFGAVKVKQSYPPHYFTMMKQLTLWGYFTSKPGATQALRYVETPGKFDGAYPYKKGDKAWAL, via the coding sequence ATGAACAGAAGAGAAGCTTTATCACGCGTAGGTATTTTGCTGGGAGGTACCATAGTGGGCGCCGAGATGTTTATGTCGGGCTGTAAGGCCCCCGGCGCAAAGGCCGGTTCATTTTCACCGGAAACCATCGCCCTGCTGGATGAAATAGGAGAGACCATTATCCCTACCACGCCGGATTCGCCGGGCGCAAAGGCTGCAAAAATCGGCGAGTTTATGAAAGCCATTGTTACGGATTGTTACCGGGAGAACGAACAAAAGGCGTTTAATGATGGTATCGGGAAATTTAACGATGCCTGTAAGGCAAAATATAAAAAGGCCTTTGCGGAACTGTCTGCAACAGAGAAGACCGAATTCCTGACGGCATTGGATAAGGAAGCAAAGGATTTTGTAAAAACCGAGGTCTATAAAAATGAAAGAGATGCCTTCAATAAACAACAGGATGAATGGGTGAAAGCAGAGGAGGCAAAAAAGAATTTTGGTGCGGTGAAGGTAAAACAAAGTTATCCGCCACATTATTTTACAATGATGAAACAATTAACGTTGTGGGGGTACTTTACTTCCAAGCCAGGTGCCACACAGGCGCTGCGTTATGTAGAAACCCCCGGAAAATTTGACGGTGCCTATCCTTATAAAAAAGGAGATAAAGCCTGGGCATTATAA
- a CDS encoding GMC oxidoreductase has translation MAETNTYDAIVIGSGISGGWAAKELTEKGLKVIMLERGKNIEHVKDYVNAGKAPWEFPHRGTKTQEMIKEHPVLNRDYPLNEMNTDWWVDEKESPYTEIKRFDWFRGYHVGGRSLLWGRQSYRWSDLDFEANAKDGIAIDWPVRYNEIAPWYDYVEKFAGISGNKDGISHLPDGQFLPPMDMTIVEKDFASRIKDIYKGQRHVIIGRTANITEPLPGRTNCQYRNKCWLGCPFGAYFSTQSSTLPAAVKTGNLTLRPWSIVTKILYDKDKKRATGVEVLDAETNKTYVYNAKIVFLNASTLNSTWILMNSATDIWPGGLGSSSGELGHNLMDHHLGVGASGRVEGFEDKYTYGRRANGIYIPRFRNMNGEKRDYLRGFGYQGGGGRGRGNASAEEMSIGVSLKEALTEPGSWSMNIGGFGEILPYHENQVTLDKTKKDKWGLNVLAIDSEWKENERKMRVDMKNDAIEMLEKFGAKDVKGRDGDGTIGRGIHEMGTARMGADPKTSVVNKWNQVWDAPNVFVTDGSFMTSANCVNPSLSYMAFTARAVDHAMEELKKQNL, from the coding sequence ATGGCAGAAACGAATACTTACGACGCTATTGTAATCGGTAGCGGTATTTCCGGTGGATGGGCTGCAAAGGAACTCACCGAAAAAGGGCTCAAAGTGATCATGCTGGAGCGCGGTAAAAACATTGAACATGTAAAGGACTATGTAAATGCCGGCAAGGCTCCCTGGGAGTTTCCGCACAGGGGAACAAAAACACAGGAGATGATCAAGGAGCACCCGGTATTGAACCGGGACTACCCGCTGAACGAAATGAATACCGATTGGTGGGTGGATGAAAAGGAATCGCCTTATACCGAAATCAAACGCTTCGACTGGTTCCGCGGATACCATGTGGGCGGACGTTCCCTGCTGTGGGGCCGTCAGAGCTATCGCTGGTCCGATCTGGATTTTGAAGCCAATGCCAAGGACGGAATTGCCATTGACTGGCCGGTACGTTATAATGAGATCGCTCCCTGGTATGACTATGTAGAAAAATTTGCAGGCATCAGCGGAAATAAAGATGGTATTTCGCACCTGCCCGACGGACAGTTTCTGCCACCGATGGACATGACCATTGTAGAAAAAGATTTTGCTTCACGGATCAAGGACATTTATAAAGGTCAGCGGCATGTGATCATTGGCCGTACTGCTAACATTACCGAGCCGCTTCCCGGGCGTACGAATTGCCAGTACCGGAATAAATGTTGGCTGGGATGCCCCTTCGGTGCCTATTTCAGCACACAGTCGTCTACTTTACCGGCTGCGGTGAAAACAGGAAACCTTACATTAAGACCCTGGAGCATTGTTACGAAGATCTTATACGATAAAGATAAAAAACGCGCTACCGGAGTAGAGGTGCTGGATGCGGAAACCAATAAAACATACGTATATAACGCAAAGATCGTTTTCCTTAATGCATCCACCCTGAACAGTACCTGGATCCTGATGAATTCAGCCACAGATATATGGCCGGGCGGATTGGGAAGTTCCAGCGGTGAGCTGGGGCACAACCTGATGGACCATCACCTCGGCGTGGGAGCTTCAGGTCGTGTTGAAGGGTTTGAAGATAAATATACTTACGGACGGCGGGCAAACGGCATCTACATCCCGCGGTTCCGGAACATGAACGGCGAAAAACGCGATTACCTGCGGGGCTTTGGCTACCAGGGCGGCGGCGGCCGCGGCCGCGGTAATGCTTCAGCAGAAGAAATGTCGATAGGTGTAAGTCTGAAGGAAGCACTTACGGAACCGGGATCATGGTCTATGAACATCGGCGGTTTTGGCGAGATATTACCCTATCATGAGAACCAGGTCACACTGGATAAAACAAAGAAAGATAAGTGGGGGCTGAATGTACTGGCGATCGATTCTGAGTGGAAGGAGAATGAACGCAAGATGCGGGTGGATATGAAGAACGATGCAATAGAAATGCTGGAAAAATTCGGTGCAAAGGATGTAAAAGGCCGGGACGGTGACGGTACGATTGGCCGCGGTATCCATGAAATGGGAACAGCACGGATGGGAGCGGATCCCAAGACCTCTGTGGTAAATAAATGGAATCAGGTTTGGGATGCCCCAAATGTATTTGTTACTGACGGTTCGTTTATGACATCCGCCAACTGTGTGAATCCCTCACTCTCGTATATGGCCTTTACAGCCCGTGCGGTGGATCATGCGATGGAAGAGCTGAAAAAACAGAATCTTTAA
- a CDS encoding ATP-dependent Clp protease adaptor ClpS, giving the protein MSFSETNPFTKTAVETDVLTAESASWQLIVWNDEVNTFEWVIETLMEVCGHTYEQAEQCSYIIHFKGKYAVKEGMYEDLKPMCNAILDRGIAATIEELVA; this is encoded by the coding sequence ATGAGTTTTTCAGAAACCAACCCGTTTACAAAAACAGCAGTTGAAACCGACGTACTGACGGCGGAATCAGCTTCCTGGCAGCTGATCGTATGGAACGATGAGGTAAACACTTTTGAATGGGTGATCGAAACCCTCATGGAGGTATGTGGTCATACCTATGAGCAGGCAGAGCAATGCTCCTATATCATTCATTTTAAGGGCAAATATGCTGTTAAGGAAGGCATGTATGAAGATCTTAAGCCCATGTGCAATGCGATCCTCGACCGCGGGATCGCTGCCACGATCGAAGAGCTGGTGGCATAG
- the aat gene encoding leucyl/phenylalanyl-tRNA--protein transferase, with translation MAIFALSDALYFPPVHLVEKDGLLAVGGDLSPERLLLAYSSGIFPWYEHPPVLWWCPDPRFVLFPGEFKRSKTVRSLLNRNAFDFTVNRDFEGVIRQCRHVKRVDQDGTWITDEVVTAYCNLHRMGYAHSAEVWQNGMLVGGLYGIRLGGVFFGESMFSLVSNASRYAFTKYVELLQEEQVQLIDCQIYSEYLESMGARMIEGKQFAALLKQYNP, from the coding sequence ATGGCCATTTTTGCGTTATCCGATGCATTGTATTTCCCTCCTGTACATCTGGTGGAGAAGGATGGCCTCCTGGCCGTTGGCGGTGATCTGAGTCCCGAACGGCTGCTGCTGGCCTACTCCTCCGGTATTTTCCCCTGGTATGAACATCCTCCTGTATTGTGGTGGTGCCCCGATCCGCGCTTTGTGTTATTCCCTGGTGAATTCAAACGCAGTAAAACCGTCCGGTCGCTTCTCAACAGGAATGCTTTTGATTTTACGGTCAACCGAGATTTTGAAGGCGTGATCCGGCAGTGCCGCCATGTGAAGCGTGTCGACCAGGACGGCACCTGGATCACCGATGAAGTGGTAACTGCTTATTGCAACCTGCATCGTATGGGTTATGCGCATAGTGCCGAAGTGTGGCAGAATGGTATGCTCGTCGGCGGCCTCTATGGCATCCGTCTGGGGGGCGTTTTCTTCGGGGAAAGCATGTTCAGCCTGGTAAGCAATGCGTCCCGCTATGCCTTTACAAAATATGTGGAGCTGCTGCAGGAAGAGCAGGTGCAGCTGATCGATTGCCAGATCTATTCGGAATACCTTGAGAGCATGGGCGCGCGAATGATCGAAGGAAAACAATTTGCCGCGTTGCTGAAACAGTATAACCCTTAA
- a CDS encoding esterase family protein translates to MEKKISHWFSPSLQKEMPVVSYGYFGTVLLLVPTAGADYLEYERFQLIDSLAPFIDTGRLKVYSIDSVNNESWLNKEMNNWDKAQRHEQWNTYVFNEVLPFIKNESGAQTPVFISGASFGALHSMNLFLKRPDLLSGVIAMSGVYDLTYYSGGFINDTVYLNSPWHYMPNLTDHGMLEQIRKSPHIHILTGAGAYEDPTAGGEFAKILYDKGIYYEFDNWGEDYKHDWPTWRAMLPHYIETRF, encoded by the coding sequence ATGGAAAAAAAGATCAGTCACTGGTTCAGCCCATCGCTTCAAAAAGAGATGCCGGTCGTGTCCTATGGTTATTTCGGGACGGTGCTGCTGCTGGTACCTACTGCAGGTGCAGACTACCTGGAATATGAGCGGTTTCAGCTGATCGACAGCCTGGCTCCTTTTATTGATACGGGCCGGTTGAAAGTATATTCGATCGACAGTGTGAATAATGAGAGTTGGCTGAACAAAGAAATGAACAATTGGGATAAGGCCCAGCGGCACGAACAGTGGAATACCTATGTGTTCAATGAAGTGCTCCCATTTATAAAAAATGAATCCGGTGCGCAAACCCCGGTATTCATCAGCGGTGCTTCCTTTGGTGCGCTGCACAGTATGAATCTTTTTCTGAAACGCCCCGATCTGTTGAGTGGGGTGATCGCCATGAGCGGGGTATACGATCTTACCTATTATTCCGGTGGCTTTATAAATGATACGGTGTATTTGAACAGTCCCTGGCATTACATGCCCAATCTTACGGATCATGGAATGCTGGAGCAGATCCGGAAAAGCCCGCATATCCATATCTTAACGGGTGCGGGCGCTTATGAAGATCCGACGGCGGGAGGGGAGTTTGCAAAGATCCTGTATGACAAAGGGATCTATTATGAATTTGACAACTGGGGAGAAGATTACAAACACGACTGGCCTACCTGGCGGGCGATGCTGCCGCATTATATTGAGACCCGTTTTTAA